A single region of the Bicyclus anynana chromosome 16, ilBicAnyn1.1, whole genome shotgun sequence genome encodes:
- the LOC112048168 gene encoding uncharacterized protein LOC112048168 yields the protein MSDEGIVSAKSQILDIFSELDDIELKSIEEWICSLSYKKDLEKKKHLINSAKLLKKIGDSLIKIVPFEAEMPTENIRPSNVGDLADCQQHNTCHVDEFLYDEKQVTEMVMKGKLKKQYCLDCNSRNIEDLTVISHSMSSQTLQCIFKVVLPEDLEGKQVLDIGSRLGSVLYGAYHLSNASKIVGIEINKEWCEVQEKIIAKYSMDSDRISVINSDILERPDIVQCSDIIILNVLDFFVDEEKQRDIWYFFKKHFKKGSYLVLNRAVNETLGCLGIYEGLINWLSICKPNQMENEILFDPEVCSEIYLYSIN from the exons ATGTCTGATGAAGGTATAGTAAGTGCAAAAAGCCAAATACTAGATATTTTTTCTGAACTCGATGATATTGAGTTAAAATCGATTGAAGAATGGATTTGTTCTCTATCctataaaaa AGATCTGGAAAAAAAGAAGCATCTGATTAATTCAGCCAAGTTATTAAAGAAGATTGGAgattctttaattaaaattgtgccTTTCGAAGCTGAAATGCCAACTGAAAATATCAGACCCAGTAATGTTGGAGATTTAGCAGATTGCCAACAACATAATACTTGCCATGTTGACGAGTTTCTGTATGATGAAAAGCAGGTAACTGAAATGGTAATGAAGGGAAAGCTGAAAAAACAATATTGTCTGGATTGCAACTCTCGCAACATTGAG GATTTAACTGTAATATCACATTCAATGTCAAGCCAGACTCTTCAATGTATATTCAAAGTAGTTTTGCCAGAAGATTTGGAAGGCAAGCAAGTATTAGATATAGGGTCTCGTCTAGGATCAGTTCTATATGGT GCATATCATCTCTCTAATGCCTCAAAAATAGTTGGCATAGAGATAAATAAGGAATGGTGTGAAGTACAGGAAAAGATAATTGCTAAGTACTCAATGGACTCTGACAGGATATCAGTAATAAATTCAGATATATTAGAAAGACCAGATATAGTACAATGttcagatattataatattaaatgttcTCGACTTCTTTGTTGATGAAGAAAAACAAAGAGATATTTGGTATTTCTTTAAGAAACACTTCAAAAAGGGTAGCTATTTAGTTTTGAACAGAGCTGTGAATGAAACATTGGGCTGTTTAGGTATATACGAGGGTTTAATAAATTGGCTGAGCATATGTAAACCTAATCAAATGGAAAATGAAATACTTTTTGATCCAGAAGTTTGTAgtgaaatatatttgtattccataaattga
- the LOC112048179 gene encoding CLK4-associating serine/arginine rich protein — protein MWHEARKQERLIRGMIVDYRRRAERRKDFYEKIKAEPTQFLQFHGRECKIHLDPAVAAAGEGPAIMMPWQGDKKNMIDRFDVRAHLDFIPEVKTPDIPPEELSQEERQCNYERYRILAQNAFLGISEDKFLQQLAIEEQFGVTVEEKEMQKEKLSEKKGTGAAIGYNYNDPGAQPSSYNGPEIKKKEVEAKDSDDDSDLDIIDVDLSIDVNKMEASQAHELNAVGPQFGMAGCDLFSFLTGDADDAEHQKQLLREEKEKAMFSGRKSRRERRAHRDKKLATRVVSPPSYAAPSSLPAASRSPSRSPTRSPSPDHSAIQFITSFGPDDEDRPAPPPKPLYADKLKQNLRKPDMLYSEVVRQTRPRSKSIDLVRPQIGPRGPNSVSRSRSRSRSRSRSRSKSRSYSRSRSRSRSRSSRSRSKSFAPYRRTRSRSRSRSRPRNYRRRSRSLSNHASGYANRNRSRSISYESHEKSSVQKKAVPRYYGRRKEDKSSSELSLDSDSSGSPDDEKNKSAVGNKSNTNQNQLRLSGSSAKGPSRETLSMKEKLKRKMQAQLSKQLRADKRAEAERLERESRKQARRDEEMRELAIKLRRKQREMRHNWRSSDEDSDRSRSGSSSRQSPSSEKKRDARSRSNSRPPQAKPIPVWEADEERSPPYKPKAPEIGSNPYLSKKRIPEIDGREQTQYREEKYPNRELGRPGDTFKQEGYERANKFDQDRQLTNVRRQFVQRGGYRNQNVRNTEQNYDTSSRYRDSEYGDGPSNRYRESKNYGDGPSGRYRDSEQNYGDGLSGRYRDTEQNYGDGPSGRYRDSQQNYGDGPSGRYRDSEPNYGDGFSGRYRDSGQYYSEGTTSGRYRDSGPNYGEGPSNRYRHEQDRDSNNYRNKVKLVDY, from the exons ATGTGGCACGAGGCAAGGAAACAGGAGCGATTGATTCGCGGTATGATAGTTGATTATCGTCGAAGGGCTGAGCGGCGCAAAGACTTCTATGAAAAAAtt AAAGCAGAACCGACGCAGTTTTTACAATTTCACGGAAGAGAATGCAAAATCCATTTGGACCCAGCTGTCGCAGCGGCTGGGGAGGGTCCAGCGATCAT GATGCCTTGGCAAGGCGACAAGAAAAATATGATAGACAGGTTTGATGTGCGGGCACATTTAGACTTCATACCTGAAGTGAAAACACCTGACATTCCTCCGGAGGAGCTATCACAAGAGGAGAGGCAGTGTAATTATGAGAGATACAGAATCTTGGCACAGAATGCTTTCCTTGGAATTA GTGAGGACAAGTTTCTTCAACAACTTGCAATTGAAGAGCAATTTGGTgtcactgtggaagagaaagaGATGCAAAAGGAGAAGTTAAGTGAAAAGAAAGGGACGGGTGCAGCTATAGGATACAATTATAATGACCCCGGGGCCCAACCATCCAGCTATAACG GCCCAGAGATCAAAAAGAAAGAGGTGGAAGCCAAGGATTCTGACGATGATTCAGATTTGGACATCATTGATGTTGATCTAAGTATTGATGTCAACAAAATGGAGGCTTCACAG GCCCACGAGTTGAACGCGGTGGGGCCACAGTTTGGCATGGCGGGCTGCGACCTGTTCTCGTTTCTGACGGGCGACGCCGACGACGCGGAGCATCAGAAGCAGTTGCTGCGCGAAGAGAAGGAGAAGGCAATGTTCTCCGGCCGGAAGAGTAGAAGAGAGCGTCGCGCTCATCG TGACAAGAAGCTAGCAACGCGCGTGGTGAGCCCGCCGAGCTACGCAGCGCCGTCGTCGCTGCCTGCCGCTAGTCGGTCCCCCAGCCGCTCCCCCACCCGAAGCCCTTCGCCCGACCACAGCGCGATACAGTTCATCACCTCCTTCGGGCCCGACGACGAGGACAGGCCGG CACCACCACCAAAGCCTTTGTATGCAGATAAACTGAAGCAAAATTTGAGAAAGCCTGATATGCTATATTCAGAAGTTGTTAGGCAAACAAGACCTAG GTCAAAATCGATCGACCTGGTACGCCCTCAAATCGGCCCCCGCGGTCCCAACTCAGTGTCCCGATCGCGATCCCGATCCCGATCTCGGTCGAGGTCAAGGTCGAAGTCTCGATCGTACTCCCGCTCGAGGTCGAGGTCGCGTTCCAGATCGTCGAGGTCGCGCTCCAAATCCTTTGCGCCGTACAGAAGGACGAGGTCGAGGTCGAGGTCAAGGTCGAGGCCTCGGAACTACAGGAGGCGCTCTAGAAGCCTTTCTAA TCATGCTAGTGGCTATGCGAATCGTAATAGATCCAGGTCAATTTCATATGAAAG CCACGAGAAGAGTTCGGTTCAGAAGAAGGCGGTGCCGCGGTACTACGGCCGACGCAAGGAGGACAAGTCGTCCAGCGAACTGTCTTTAGACTCCGATTCCAGCGGATCACCCGACGAcgaaaaaaataa GTCAGCGGTGGGCAATAAGTCAAACACAAACCAGAATCAGTTACGATTGTCTGGATCCAGCGCCAAA GGTCCTTCGCGAGAGACGTTATCAATGAAAGAAAAGTTGAAAAGAAAAATGCAGGCACAGCTTTCGAAACAAT TGCGCGCAGACAAGCGGGCTGAGGCGGAGCGCTTGGAGCGAGAGTCCCGCAAGCAGGCGCGACGCGACGAGGAGATGCGCGAGCTGGCCATCAAGCTGCGCCGCAA ACAACGTGAAATGAGACACAACTGGCGCTCTAGCGACGAAGATTCAGACAGAAGTCGCAGTGGCTCTTCTTCGAG GCAATCTCCAAGTTCGGAAAAGAAGAGAGATGCCCGCAGCCGGTCAAACAGTCGGCCGCCGCAGGCAAAGCCCATACCCGTTTGGGAAGCCGACGAGGAACGTTCACCACCATACAAACCTAAAGCACCAGAAATTGGATCCAACCCATATTTAAGCAAAAAGCGTATACCTGAGATCGATGGTAGAGAACAGACTCAGTACAGAGAGGAGAAATACCCAAATCGGGAACTAGGAAGACCTGGTGACACGTTCAAACAGGAAGGGTACGAGCGTGCCAATAAATTTGATCAAGATAGGCAACTAACAAATGTAAGGAGACAATTTGTCCAAAGAGGGGGTTATAGGAATCAAAACGTTAGAAATACCGAACAAAACTATGATACATCAAGCAGATATCGGGATTCTGAATACGGCGATGGACCTTCAAACCGTTACAGGGAGAGCAAAAATTATGGCGACGGCCCTTCTGGCCGCTATCGTGATTCGGAACAAAATTATGGTGACGGCCTTTCTGGGCGTTATCGTGATACGGAACAAAATTATGGTGACGGCCCGTCTGGGCGTTATCGAGATTCACAACAGAATTATGGCGATGGCCCCTCTGGGCGTTATCGTGATTCTGAACCGAATTATGGCGATGGCTTTTCTGGACGCTATCGTGATTCTGGACAGTATTATAGCGAAGGCACCACTTCAGGGCGATACCGTGATAGTGGACCGAATTATGGCGAAGGTCCTTCGAACAGGTATCGACACGAGCAAGACAGAGATTCCAATAATTACAGAAACAAAGTAAAACTCGtagactattaa
- the LOC112048172 gene encoding homeobox protein DBX1-B-like, with protein sequence MCFCVTKMTSVSGDVTTSKLKFSVDSILGNNDRMTDRNESSAVEVRAQEPPCAGCVAALYRCCRDEPPLLQLQLPLPYAHLHPALRPTSAVYRLPLPTSSPTQSAPRCDVTSTGKRKRSWSRAVFSNLQRKGLERRFQIQKYITKPDRRQLAATLGLTDAQVKVWFQNRRMKWRHTKEGRAGVGTASARDPDSTAHDDNEDIDVDTLSD encoded by the exons ATGTGTTTTTGTGTTACGAAAATGACGTCTGTCAGTGGAGACGTGACCACGTCCAAGTTAAAGTTCAGTGTGGACAGTATATTGGGGAATAATGACAGAATGACTGACAGGAATGAGTCCAGTGCAGTGGAGGTTCGCGCGCAGGAGCCGCCATGCGCTGGTTGCGTGGCCGCACTTTATAGATGCTGTAGAGACGAGCCTCCCCTGTTGCAGTTGCAACTGCCTCTGCCATATGCACATTTGCATCCGGCGTTGAGGCCTACCTCCG CGGTCTACCGATTGCCCCTGCCAACGTCGTCCCCCACACAATCGGCGCCGCGCTGTGACGTCACGTCCACAGGCAAGAGGAAGCGCTCGTGGTCGCGCGCCGTGTTCAGCAACCTGCAGCGGAAAGGCCTGGAGAGGAGGTTCCAGATACAGAAGTACATCACCAAACCGGACCGGCGACAGTTGGCTGCCACTTTGGGATTAACTGACGCACAG gttAAAGTGTGGTTCCAGAACCGTCGAATGAAATGGCGGCACACGAAGGAAGGGCGCGCGGGCGTCGGCACCGCGTCCGCGAGGGACCCTGACTCCACGGCTCATGACGACAACGAGGACATAGACGTGGACACGCTCAGTGATTGA
- the LOC112048167 gene encoding inositol-tetrakisphosphate 1-kinase-like produces MNNRMPLEKSIGIWISDKKSHKLNWKELTDTCHAHGFNLIKLVLERPFEDQGRIDVFLHKLTDIIAAADQGDVKASNKIRRVEQYLSNNPNVITIDPLENVRILINRYRYYTILQEEISFQCQGIFTPAFAKFSTNNIEQNMEIMRQRGVRFPVICKPTIAHGSKSAHEMVLIFNERGLQVCKAPCVVQSFVNHNAVLHKVFVVGNRYNICERPSLKNFYASDDLEPIYFRTGEVCKADSQSTLSILDPHDKAEIKMTLNEDKIKSIIRVLRKKIGLNLLGFDVVIDNTTGNHAVIDINLFPSYDVFPNIFEHLLECINDIVSTSKSNNGTLDGKLADSVAGNNKLNGLINVSETHANYKVLGMNIIN; encoded by the exons ATGAACAACAGAATGCCATTGGAAAAAAGCATAGGAATTTGGATTTCAGATAAAAAAAGCCACAAGCTAAACTGGAAAGAGTTGACTGATACTTGCCATGCTCATGGATTCAATCTCATTAag TTGGTATTGGAGAGACCTTTTGAAGATCAAGGTAGAATAGATGTATTTCTACACAAACTTACTGACATAATAGCAGCTGCAGACCAAGGTGATGTGAAG GCATCAAACAAGATAAGAAGAGTGGAGCAGTATCTATCTAACAATCCAAATGTAATAACAATTGACCCCTTAGAAAATGTGAGAATTTTAATAAACCG ATACCGCTATTACACAATACTGCAAGAAGAAATATCATTCCAATGTCAGGGTATATTCACACCAGCGTTCGCGAAGTTCTCAACAAATAATATAGAGCAAAACATGGAGATTATGAGACAGAGGGGAGTGAGATTCCCTGTTATATGCAAACCGACTATCGCTCATGGTTCCAAGTCGGCACATGAAATGGTACTGATCTTCAATGAGAGAGGATTGCAAGTTTGCAAGGCACCATGCGTCGTACAAAGTTTTGTAAACCATAATGCAGTACTACATAAGGTGTTTGTAGTTGGAAATAG gtACAACATTTGCGAGCGGCCAAGTTTGAAAAACTTCTACGCATCGGACGACTTGGAGCCGATTTACTTCAGAACCGGCGAAGTATGCAAAGCGGATAGCCAATCCACGTTGTCCATTCTAGACCCGCACGACAAGGCCGAAATTAAAATGACCCTTAACGAGGACAAAATAAAGTCGATTATCCGAGTGCTGAGAAAGAAGATCGGCTTAAATCTTCTGGGTTTCGACGTGGTCATAGACAACACAACAGGTAACCACGCTGTTATTGATATCAATTTGTTTCCCagttacgatgtttttcctaatATTTTTGAGCATCTATTAGAATGTATTAATGATATTGTAAGTACGAGTAAATCTAACAATGGTACTTTAGATGGTAAATTAGCGGATAGTGTAGCTGGTAATAATAAGTTAAACGGTTTGATAAATGTGAGCGAAACTCATGCTAACTATAAAGTTTTGggaatgaatattataaactaa